The Kaustia mangrovi genome has a segment encoding these proteins:
- a CDS encoding phage tail protein, translated as MTAHLLPPNATELDKAFSLAFDPAPELAPAIDAVRGAKLVAPPPSWLPWLVYEYGLGELTPYVPNLYDLIREGIDWQRIRGTPAALAMGLGWIGYAGDIEEWPTRRRAWSRFQLRLDRVRDTEDPDLERIEGIATLSPPLRSRFWRGFHGYDVRPLDWSWQRWSGARWASFSGVRLHEGGPKWSFGRTHDVDRTLGQAELEAAGAWIAPTGGASLSWGPFPWTTPGIAWTDSGEEARRRAIAANLAARDIYVALIDGDGQVIGYRRARAVHAVSLDVAGAYEVDGVRWAPDEQGTAIYVEALTGFGDGAGADIASVALAFDATPADPARPGLLWAGPGELVTPTGLVAETPAAIALGETVRERIRFILRS; from the coding sequence ATGACGGCGCACCTCCTGCCGCCCAATGCCACGGAGCTCGACAAGGCCTTCTCGCTGGCCTTCGACCCGGCGCCCGAGCTCGCGCCGGCCATCGACGCGGTGCGCGGGGCGAAGCTCGTCGCGCCGCCGCCGAGCTGGTTGCCCTGGCTCGTCTACGAATACGGGCTCGGCGAGCTCACGCCCTACGTCCCCAATCTCTACGACCTGATCCGCGAGGGCATCGACTGGCAGCGGATCCGGGGAACGCCCGCGGCGCTTGCCATGGGGCTCGGCTGGATCGGCTATGCGGGCGATATCGAGGAATGGCCGACCCGCCGGCGCGCCTGGAGCCGCTTCCAGCTCCGGCTCGACCGGGTGCGCGATACGGAAGACCCCGACCTCGAACGCATCGAGGGCATCGCCACGCTCTCGCCGCCGCTGCGCTCGCGCTTCTGGCGCGGGTTTCATGGCTACGACGTCCGGCCGCTGGACTGGAGCTGGCAGCGCTGGAGCGGTGCGCGCTGGGCGTCCTTCTCCGGCGTGCGGCTCCATGAGGGCGGCCCCAAATGGTCCTTCGGGCGCACTCACGATGTGGACCGCACGCTCGGCCAGGCCGAGCTCGAGGCGGCCGGCGCCTGGATCGCGCCGACCGGCGGGGCGAGCCTCTCCTGGGGGCCGTTCCCGTGGACAACACCCGGCATCGCCTGGACGGATAGCGGCGAAGAGGCCCGCCGGCGCGCCATCGCCGCCAATCTGGCCGCCCGCGACATCTATGTCGCGCTGATCGACGGCGACGGCCAGGTGATCGGCTATCGCCGGGCCCGCGCCGTCCATGCCGTCTCGCTCGATGTCGCCGGCGCCTACGAGGTCGACGGGGTGCGCTGGGCGCCGGACGAGCAAGGCACGGCCATCTATGTGGAGGCGCTGACCGGCTTCGGGGACGGCGCCGGCGCCGATATCGCTTCCGTCGCGCTCGCCTTCGACGCCACGCCCGCCGATCCGGCCCGGCCGGGCCTTCTCTGGGCCGGACCGGGCGAGCTTGTCACGCCCACCGGCCTCGTCGCCGAGACCCCGGCCGCCATCGCGCTCGGGGAGACGGTGCGCGAGCGCATCCGATTCATCCTGAGGAGCTGA
- a CDS encoding DUF4815 domain-containing protein, protein MAHEHRSGLSDAYDRFAERPDHARLVFRENRLGQAAELNELQSIAEARGTRIGNLIGRDGDRVEGAEIVVDAQAGTATLTAGRIYLRGDVRAVSEAVLAGVPMAGDVRIGVRYRVSVVTEVEDPDLVGLAPGTDAEGEPGAAREVESIVWGFEGDGSAGELYAVYLLRDGVAIDQTPPPNLSGVNAAIAQYDRDANGNYIVEGCRVTALGKSGADQIFAISEGVANIMGFKRTRHVALRHAEPEAFDAGVVDAEPHTFADGGSGTVTVPLSHTPVASILNAIVTKEVTESVVHGAVSGASDELGNTSVTEIVSVTQGATTYVEGADYVLNADRVDWSAGGGEPAPGSSYDVTYRYLDAVVPDAFDDDTVTLSGGVTGTTVLVSYEWKLPRVDLLCLDQDGNAVYLKGVSARSRPAAPVAPVTLLPLAEISNGWRGKPAVANTGVRAVHYDVLWRYLNRLVDALDLIALERLRRDIDSREPVAKKGVFVDPFTSDRYRDAGEAQSAAVFSGSMQLAVDPTFYAPPLSAPVTLDWSEEVVIAQELATACQKINPYANFTPLPAGLALDPAADFWVEHETEWTSPVSRQFGSGSRTRTTTRDELVDEREELLEFLREIDVGFQISGFGPGEELDSLTFDGIDVTPAGPLAADAQGEIAGSFAIPANVTAGQKLVRAEGAGGAFAEAAFVGQGVVEIDVMRRVTTTRRSQPSRSTRRSMSGETGGGGAGADPIAQTFILPEPRHVAGVDLKFCLIGDTANGVLLQLVTVENGIPTTDIVAEAFVHMGTVVLDQWTAIRFPLPVFLPADREYAFVVKTDDADHSIAIGRVGDFDAEAQEWVSAQPYSVGVMLSSSNARTWTPHQAEDVTFRLVAAAFAPATKVVDLGQHDLVDASDILARATVELPTADARMQFEIERADGLVTRLEPGQVWELDEYVTEAVTLRAVLTGTATISPVLYPGVLLVAGKIRNEGSYVSRAFAMGTSIRLAAYLKALLPAGSGLTVEADAGNGNWQALPSGGSTLLEDGWTERDYEVDPYTAPEGRLRLTLTGGPAARPALADLRAVSI, encoded by the coding sequence ATGGCCCACGAACACCGCTCCGGACTTTCCGACGCCTATGACCGCTTTGCCGAGAGGCCCGACCATGCCCGGCTGGTCTTCCGCGAGAACCGCCTCGGCCAGGCCGCCGAGCTGAACGAGCTCCAGTCCATCGCGGAGGCGCGAGGCACGCGCATCGGCAATCTGATCGGGCGCGACGGCGACCGGGTGGAGGGCGCGGAGATCGTCGTCGACGCGCAAGCCGGAACGGCGACGCTCACCGCCGGCCGCATCTATCTGCGCGGCGATGTGCGCGCCGTCTCCGAGGCGGTGCTCGCCGGCGTCCCCATGGCGGGCGATGTGCGCATCGGCGTGCGCTACCGGGTGAGCGTCGTTACCGAGGTGGAGGACCCGGACCTCGTGGGGCTCGCGCCGGGAACGGACGCGGAGGGCGAGCCGGGCGCGGCCCGCGAGGTGGAGAGCATCGTCTGGGGCTTCGAGGGCGACGGCAGCGCCGGCGAGCTCTACGCCGTCTATCTCCTGCGCGACGGCGTGGCCATCGACCAGACGCCGCCGCCGAACCTCTCCGGCGTCAACGCGGCCATCGCGCAGTACGACCGCGACGCCAATGGCAACTATATCGTGGAGGGCTGCCGGGTGACGGCGCTCGGCAAGAGTGGCGCAGACCAGATCTTCGCGATCTCCGAGGGCGTCGCCAACATCATGGGCTTCAAGCGGACGCGCCATGTGGCGCTCCGCCATGCCGAGCCGGAGGCCTTCGACGCCGGCGTCGTCGATGCCGAGCCCCACACTTTCGCCGATGGCGGCTCGGGCACGGTCACGGTGCCGCTCTCGCACACGCCGGTGGCCTCCATTCTCAACGCCATCGTCACGAAGGAGGTGACGGAGAGCGTCGTTCACGGCGCGGTCTCCGGCGCCAGCGACGAGCTGGGCAACACCTCCGTCACGGAGATCGTGTCGGTGACGCAAGGGGCGACCACCTATGTGGAAGGCGCCGACTATGTGCTCAATGCCGACCGGGTGGACTGGTCGGCCGGCGGCGGCGAGCCGGCGCCGGGATCCTCCTACGACGTGACCTATCGCTATCTCGACGCGGTGGTGCCCGACGCCTTCGACGACGACACGGTGACGCTCTCCGGCGGGGTGACGGGCACGACCGTGCTGGTGAGCTACGAATGGAAGCTGCCGCGCGTGGATCTCCTCTGCCTCGACCAGGACGGCAACGCGGTCTATCTCAAGGGCGTTTCCGCGCGCTCGCGGCCGGCCGCCCCCGTCGCACCGGTCACGCTCCTGCCGCTGGCGGAAATCTCCAATGGCTGGCGGGGCAAGCCGGCGGTCGCCAATACCGGCGTGCGGGCAGTGCATTACGACGTGCTCTGGCGCTATCTCAACCGCCTCGTCGACGCGCTCGACCTGATCGCGCTGGAGCGCCTGCGCCGCGACATCGACTCGCGCGAACCGGTGGCCAAGAAGGGCGTCTTCGTCGATCCCTTCACCTCCGACCGCTATCGCGATGCCGGCGAGGCGCAGTCGGCGGCCGTCTTCTCCGGCTCCATGCAGCTTGCCGTCGACCCGACCTTCTATGCGCCGCCGCTGTCGGCGCCCGTCACGCTCGACTGGAGCGAAGAGGTCGTCATCGCCCAGGAGCTCGCGACCGCGTGCCAGAAGATCAACCCCTATGCCAACTTCACGCCGCTGCCGGCCGGCCTGGCGCTCGATCCGGCAGCCGACTTCTGGGTCGAGCACGAGACGGAATGGACGTCGCCGGTCAGCCGCCAGTTCGGCTCCGGCTCGCGGACCCGCACGACGACGCGCGACGAGCTGGTCGACGAGCGCGAGGAGCTGCTCGAGTTCCTGCGCGAGATCGACGTCGGTTTCCAGATCTCCGGCTTCGGCCCTGGCGAGGAGCTCGACAGCCTCACCTTCGATGGCATCGACGTCACCCCCGCCGGTCCGCTTGCCGCCGATGCGCAAGGCGAGATTGCCGGCAGCTTTGCGATCCCCGCGAATGTGACGGCCGGCCAGAAGCTCGTGCGCGCGGAGGGTGCCGGCGGGGCCTTCGCCGAGGCCGCCTTCGTCGGCCAGGGCGTCGTCGAGATCGACGTCATGAGGCGCGTCACCACGACCAGGCGCAGCCAGCCGAGCCGCTCCACGCGCCGGTCCATGTCCGGCGAGACGGGCGGCGGCGGAGCCGGCGCGGACCCGATCGCGCAGACCTTCATCCTGCCCGAGCCGCGCCATGTCGCCGGCGTGGATCTCAAGTTCTGCCTGATCGGCGACACGGCAAACGGCGTGCTGCTCCAGCTCGTCACCGTGGAGAACGGCATCCCCACGACCGACATCGTCGCGGAGGCCTTCGTGCACATGGGCACCGTGGTGCTCGACCAGTGGACGGCGATCCGCTTCCCGCTGCCCGTCTTCCTGCCGGCGGACCGGGAGTATGCGTTTGTCGTGAAGACCGACGATGCCGACCATTCCATCGCCATCGGCCGGGTGGGCGACTTCGACGCGGAGGCTCAGGAATGGGTTTCCGCCCAGCCCTACAGCGTCGGCGTCATGCTGTCCTCGTCCAACGCCCGCACCTGGACGCCGCATCAGGCCGAGGACGTGACCTTCCGCCTCGTCGCCGCCGCCTTCGCCCCCGCCACCAAGGTGGTCGATCTCGGCCAGCACGATCTCGTCGACGCCTCCGATATCCTGGCGCGCGCGACCGTGGAGCTGCCGACGGCGGACGCGCGGATGCAGTTCGAGATCGAGCGCGCCGACGGCTTGGTGACGCGGCTCGAGCCCGGCCAGGTCTGGGAACTCGACGAGTACGTTACCGAGGCGGTCACCCTGCGCGCCGTGCTCACCGGCACGGCGACCATATCGCCCGTGCTCTATCCGGGCGTCCTGCTGGTCGCCGGCAAGATCCGCAACGAGGGCTCCTACGTCTCCCGCGCCTTCGCGATGGGCACGAGCATCAGGCTCGCCGCCTACCTCAAGGCGCTCCTGCCGGCTGGCTCCGGCCTCACGGTCGAGGCCGATGCCGGCAACGGCAACTGGCAGGCACTCCCGTCCGGCGGCTCGACGCTGCTGGAGGACGGCTGGACGGAGCGCGACTACGAGGTGGACCCGTACACCGCGCCCGAGGGCCGGCTGCGGCTCACCCTCACCGGCGGCCCGGCCGCGCGCCCCGCGCTCGCCGATCTGCGCGCGGTCTCGATCTAG
- a CDS encoding endonuclease NucS domain-containing protein has translation MVRKHFVVTLGEDGRAREHRLKSWLRAHPEEIPPGLDPHNNGSTSHMLRNGLRKMGWIMEETATKVLLFRPGVEESLDIEEYLGPQDDVGSDAENSEDEEEGLGFQLEEQLRDFLANNLDRVAVDGRRLRLFQDETGRSGIEYPTAVGWIDILAVDTDGAYYVFELKRAQSPDSAIGQVARYMGWVKQTIAGGRPVNGVIVAKTISEKLRFARTVVPNIFLFEYQVSFTVNQAHDIAFE, from the coding sequence ATGGTCAGAAAGCATTTTGTTGTCACGCTTGGGGAAGACGGTCGCGCAAGGGAACATCGACTGAAGAGCTGGCTTCGCGCGCATCCGGAGGAAATTCCACCCGGTCTCGATCCTCACAACAATGGCAGCACCAGCCACATGCTCCGCAATGGCCTGAGAAAAATGGGCTGGATCATGGAGGAGACAGCCACGAAGGTATTGCTGTTCAGACCGGGCGTCGAGGAAAGCCTTGATATCGAGGAATATCTTGGCCCGCAGGACGACGTTGGAAGCGATGCGGAGAACTCCGAGGATGAAGAGGAAGGATTGGGGTTTCAGCTTGAGGAGCAGCTTCGCGACTTTCTGGCCAACAACCTCGACAGGGTCGCCGTCGACGGAAGGCGCCTGAGACTGTTTCAAGATGAGACTGGCCGAAGTGGGATTGAATATCCTACGGCTGTCGGCTGGATCGACATCCTCGCGGTGGACACCGATGGTGCCTATTACGTTTTCGAGTTGAAACGTGCGCAAAGCCCGGACAGCGCGATCGGGCAAGTCGCGCGCTATATGGGCTGGGTCAAGCAGACCATAGCAGGTGGCAGGCCTGTTAATGGCGTGATCGTCGCGAAGACGATCAGCGAGAAGTTACGCTTTGCGCGTACTGTAGTGCCCAACATCTTCCTCTTCGAGTATCAGGTTTCATTTACGGTCAATCAGGCGCACGACATCGCGTTTGAATAG
- a CDS encoding phage tail sheath C-terminal domain-containing protein produces the protein MTTEYLHGVRAIEISDGLRPVRRARSSVIGLVGTAPDADAATFPINTPVVVAGNTRTAALLGKTGTLGDAMAAIYAQIGAIVVVVRVEEGGTAEETLSNVIGDPLAKTGAYALMTAEQVTGYKPRILIAPGFTSDRPATGIQRIDVTAGGTDYTEAPTVELDGAPTVPAEATAIVENGAVTAVIVTQPGLGYSAAPTVTLAGGGGAGATATAVLGTTANPVAAALTGIAAQLRGWVFADGPNTASASAISARGDYGSDRLMLFDPHPLVWDTDTDTNVTRPASAFAAGVQAFVDNKHGFWWPLSNRPVNGIVGATRPIAFSIGDANSEHNLLNENEITTIIRKDGFRFFGLRSTGSDPLWAFLSVRRTGDMIMDEIEASHLWALDRPFSQQLLREIVESVNAYLRTLIVEGAIVGGTAWLNPDFNQPSDLVQGKLAIDFDIEPVAPIERLTFRVHRNPEYYTAAIEEIVRDLAA, from the coding sequence ATGACCACCGAATATCTGCACGGCGTCCGGGCGATCGAGATCAGCGACGGCCTGCGGCCTGTGCGCCGCGCCCGCTCGTCCGTCATCGGGCTCGTCGGCACCGCGCCCGACGCCGACGCGGCGACCTTTCCGATCAACACGCCGGTCGTGGTGGCCGGCAATACGCGCACCGCGGCGCTGCTCGGGAAGACCGGCACGCTCGGCGACGCCATGGCCGCGATCTATGCGCAGATCGGCGCCATCGTCGTCGTCGTCCGCGTCGAGGAGGGGGGCACAGCCGAAGAGACGCTCTCCAATGTCATCGGCGACCCGCTGGCCAAGACGGGCGCTTACGCGCTCATGACCGCCGAGCAGGTGACGGGCTACAAGCCGCGCATCCTGATCGCGCCGGGCTTCACGTCCGACCGGCCGGCGACGGGCATCCAGCGCATCGACGTGACGGCCGGTGGCACGGACTACACCGAGGCGCCGACCGTCGAGCTCGACGGCGCGCCGACCGTCCCGGCAGAGGCAACCGCCATCGTCGAGAACGGCGCGGTCACCGCCGTCATCGTCACCCAGCCGGGCCTCGGCTACTCCGCCGCGCCGACCGTGACCCTCGCCGGCGGCGGCGGCGCGGGCGCGACGGCGACAGCCGTGCTCGGCACCACCGCCAACCCGGTCGCGGCCGCGCTCACCGGCATCGCCGCCCAGCTTCGCGGCTGGGTCTTCGCGGACGGGCCGAACACGGCCAGCGCGAGCGCGATCTCCGCGCGCGGGGATTACGGCTCCGACCGGCTCATGCTGTTCGATCCGCACCCGCTGGTGTGGGATACCGACACCGACACCAATGTCACAAGGCCAGCGTCCGCCTTCGCCGCCGGCGTCCAGGCCTTCGTCGACAACAAGCACGGCTTCTGGTGGCCGCTGTCCAACCGGCCGGTCAACGGCATCGTCGGTGCGACGCGGCCCATCGCCTTCTCGATCGGCGATGCCAACTCCGAGCACAATCTGCTCAACGAAAACGAGATCACGACGATCATCCGCAAGGACGGCTTCCGGTTCTTCGGGCTGCGCTCGACCGGCTCCGATCCATTGTGGGCCTTCCTGTCGGTGCGACGCACGGGCGACATGATCATGGACGAGATCGAGGCCTCGCATCTGTGGGCGCTCGACCGGCCGTTCTCCCAACAGCTCCTGCGCGAGATCGTGGAGAGCGTGAACGCCTATCTGCGCACGCTGATCGTGGAGGGCGCGATCGTCGGGGGCACGGCCTGGCTCAATCCCGACTTCAATCAGCCGTCGGACCTCGTCCAGGGCAAGCTCGCCATCGATTTCGACATCGAGCCCGTGGCGCCTATCGAGCGGCTCACCTTCCGCGTCCACCGCAACCCCGAATACTACACCGCCGCGATCGAGGAGATCGTCCGCGACCTCGCGGCCTAG
- a CDS encoding phage major tail tube protein, producing the protein MLDYVLRNCTLFVDGIGLHGAVTTITLPKLTEKVEEHRGGGMDGPIDMALGLEKLEAGLEIADYDPRVLGLWGLAPGVVKPFTARGHLVGEDGEDRSAEINMRGRLREADPGDWKPGERALLKGMIGLRYYKLTIGDELIHEIDLLAGIRTVNGTDQNVAMRRALGL; encoded by the coding sequence ATGCTCGATTACGTTCTGCGCAACTGCACGCTCTTCGTGGATGGCATCGGCCTTCACGGGGCGGTCACCACCATCACCCTGCCCAAGCTCACCGAGAAGGTGGAGGAACATCGCGGCGGCGGGATGGACGGGCCGATCGACATGGCGCTCGGGCTGGAAAAGCTCGAGGCGGGCCTGGAGATCGCCGATTACGACCCGCGCGTGCTGGGCCTGTGGGGCCTGGCGCCGGGTGTCGTCAAGCCCTTCACGGCACGCGGGCATCTGGTCGGCGAGGACGGGGAGGACCGGTCGGCGGAGATCAACATGCGCGGCCGCCTTCGCGAGGCCGATCCCGGCGACTGGAAGCCCGGCGAGCGGGCCCTGCTCAAGGGCATGATCGGGCTGCGCTACTACAAGCTCACCATCGGCGACGAGCTGATCCACGAGATCGACCTGCTCGCCGGCATCCGCACCGTCAACGGCACCGACCAGAACGTGGCCATGCGCCGCGCGCTGGGGCTCTAG
- a CDS encoding phage tail assembly protein → MAKGTDYTLLHPKEIGGHKITTVTLRRPTGKDIRAVGSVTRLENTDFLVKQVADLSGLPLETIDELDGEDVLNLIEKVSVFFGGSQARTSTS, encoded by the coding sequence ATGGCGAAAGGCACCGATTACACATTGCTCCACCCGAAGGAAATCGGCGGCCACAAGATCACGACCGTCACGCTGCGCCGGCCGACCGGCAAGGACATCCGCGCGGTCGGCAGCGTGACGCGGCTGGAGAATACGGACTTTCTGGTGAAGCAGGTCGCCGATCTCTCCGGCCTGCCGCTGGAGACGATCGACGAGCTCGACGGCGAGGACGTGCTCAACCTGATCGAGAAGGTGAGCGTTTTTTTCGGCGGGAGCCAGGCGAGGACGTCGACGAGCTGA
- a CDS encoding GpE family phage tail protein, producing MCAVFAWSLWEVEAMAIDELVAWHGRAMERAALKARLRL from the coding sequence ATCTGCGCGGTCTTCGCCTGGTCGCTATGGGAGGTCGAGGCCATGGCCATAGACGAACTGGTCGCCTGGCATGGGCGCGCGATGGAACGGGCGGCGCTGAAAGCCCGGCTCAGGCTTTAG
- a CDS encoding phage tail tape measure protein has product MANFDVSVTVSLIDRLKQPARALRGTLGRLGSAFGKLGDRANSAGGEVESFADRARSRFDKLQGTLATLGMSSLALGPMQQTGDAIVNAMRKPMAASETFEDRLIAFGNTAGIYGASLKTIEDRLDALGPATNRSAGELLEALEVLVAKGLEPDQALGALEAVGKGATATKARVEEMAAGSFAVLSNLKVPVEDLDAALDAMALAGKRGGFELKNMAKEFPMLTAAAAGLKMRGVQAAADLSAALQVALKGAASPDVAANNMQNFMTKLTAPLTVKNFDDFGVDLEAELAKAAERGISPIEHMLEVIQEVTGGDMFRVGEIFRDMQVQNFLRPLLANMEEYRRIRDEAMGARGVIDEDYVRQVDNAAASTKRLANATDRLQRTIGDAVNPDVATMKDRLAGLLDRINALAENYPGLSNGIGMLALGVGAIASFAAKIGSVAVGIAGFAAVMKMAFGFVPGARLLGGVLRGIGRGARGLARLGRAGFSGFFSGLAKGAKTAAAEVGPLSRKTGTFLSRFKGLLKLRNALKLGGAFALGSMIAEDLSHTTDERLKASEANAARFKAAEKWLDDTAFGRAWSSLVEAADSLKARVGLGDGGETPKRQTLKDVAQEVDQSRTVNQDVAISNNITVNARTDASPQAIGNAVARGAEDGTRRASGALHDGGAFGPAYQGAP; this is encoded by the coding sequence ATGGCCAATTTCGACGTTTCCGTCACTGTAAGCCTGATCGATCGGCTCAAGCAACCTGCGCGCGCACTCCGGGGCACGCTCGGGCGGCTGGGCAGCGCCTTCGGCAAGCTCGGCGACAGGGCGAACAGTGCCGGCGGCGAGGTCGAGAGCTTTGCCGACCGGGCCCGCAGCCGCTTCGACAAGCTCCAGGGCACGCTGGCCACGCTCGGCATGTCGTCACTCGCCCTCGGCCCCATGCAACAGACGGGCGACGCCATCGTGAATGCCATGCGCAAGCCCATGGCGGCGAGCGAGACCTTCGAGGACCGGTTGATCGCCTTCGGCAACACCGCCGGCATCTACGGCGCCTCGCTCAAGACGATCGAGGACCGGCTCGACGCGCTCGGCCCTGCCACCAACCGCTCCGCCGGCGAGCTCCTGGAGGCACTTGAGGTTCTGGTCGCCAAGGGGCTCGAGCCCGATCAGGCGCTCGGCGCGCTCGAGGCCGTGGGCAAGGGGGCCACGGCCACCAAGGCGCGCGTGGAGGAGATGGCGGCGGGATCCTTCGCGGTGCTCTCCAACCTCAAGGTGCCGGTGGAGGATCTCGATGCCGCGCTCGACGCGATGGCGCTCGCCGGCAAGCGCGGGGGCTTCGAGTTGAAGAACATGGCGAAGGAGTTTCCGATGCTCACCGCCGCCGCGGCCGGGCTCAAGATGCGCGGCGTCCAAGCGGCGGCGGACCTCTCCGCCGCGCTTCAGGTGGCGTTGAAGGGTGCGGCCTCGCCGGACGTCGCCGCGAACAACATGCAGAACTTCATGACCAAGCTCACCGCGCCGCTCACGGTCAAGAATTTCGATGACTTCGGCGTCGATCTGGAGGCGGAGCTGGCGAAGGCGGCGGAACGCGGGATCTCGCCGATCGAACACATGCTCGAGGTGATCCAGGAGGTGACCGGCGGCGACATGTTCCGCGTCGGCGAGATCTTTCGCGATATGCAGGTGCAGAACTTCCTCCGGCCGCTGCTCGCCAACATGGAGGAATACCGCCGGATCCGCGACGAAGCGATGGGCGCGCGCGGCGTGATCGACGAGGACTATGTCCGGCAGGTGGACAATGCGGCGGCGTCGACCAAGAGACTGGCGAATGCGACCGATCGCCTCCAGCGCACGATCGGCGATGCTGTCAATCCGGATGTTGCCACCATGAAGGATCGCCTTGCCGGGCTCCTGGACCGTATCAATGCACTGGCTGAGAACTACCCCGGCCTGTCAAATGGCATCGGAATGCTCGCACTGGGAGTCGGAGCAATAGCCTCCTTCGCTGCCAAGATCGGCTCAGTTGCAGTAGGCATCGCGGGTTTTGCCGCCGTCATGAAGATGGCCTTCGGTTTCGTGCCTGGCGCGCGGCTCCTCGGCGGCGTTCTGCGCGGTATCGGGCGCGGCGCGCGTGGGCTGGCGCGCCTCGGGCGGGCCGGGTTCAGCGGGTTCTTCTCAGGCCTCGCCAAGGGCGCCAAGACGGCGGCGGCGGAGGTGGGGCCGCTGAGCCGCAAGACCGGCACCTTTCTAAGCCGCTTCAAGGGGCTTTTGAAGCTCCGAAATGCCCTCAAGCTCGGCGGGGCTTTCGCGCTCGGTTCGATGATTGCCGAGGATCTTTCGCACACGACGGACGAGCGCCTCAAGGCCTCCGAGGCCAACGCCGCACGCTTCAAGGCCGCCGAGAAATGGCTCGATGACACCGCCTTCGGGCGCGCCTGGTCGAGCCTTGTGGAGGCAGCCGACAGCCTCAAGGCCCGCGTCGGCCTCGGTGACGGCGGCGAGACCCCGAAACGGCAGACGCTCAAGGACGTCGCCCAGGAGGTCGACCAGAGCCGCACCGTCAACCAGGACGTTGCGATCTCCAACAACATCACCGTCAACGCCCGGACCGACGCCTCGCCGCAGGCCATCGGCAACGCGGTGGCGCGCGGGGCGGAGGACGGCACGCGCCGGGCCTCCGGCGCGCTGCACGACGGCGGCGCCTTCGGGCCGGCCTATCAGGGGGCGCCGTAA
- a CDS encoding phage tail protein yields the protein MAGVLMGLGPLRFEMAKTAYEELARKAEARWPAQERIGRAPALQFVGPGADTIELNGTVYPGQIGSADTVDRMRELATEGEAMMLVSGTGRVFGRFVIARAEHTGSHFDERGGARRLEFRLEVRAYGEDGKGSSSLWRLYR from the coding sequence ATGGCCGGCGTGCTCATGGGGCTCGGGCCGCTGCGCTTCGAGATGGCGAAGACGGCCTATGAGGAGCTCGCCCGCAAGGCGGAGGCCCGCTGGCCCGCCCAGGAGCGCATCGGCCGCGCGCCGGCGCTCCAGTTCGTCGGGCCGGGCGCGGACACCATCGAGCTCAACGGCACCGTCTATCCCGGCCAGATCGGCTCGGCCGACACCGTCGACCGGATGCGCGAGCTGGCAACGGAGGGCGAGGCGATGATGCTCGTCTCCGGCACGGGCCGCGTCTTCGGCCGCTTCGTGATCGCCAGGGCGGAGCACACCGGGTCGCATTTCGACGAGCGCGGCGGCGCGCGCCGACTTGAGTTCCGGCTGGAGGTCCGCGCCTATGGCGAGGACGGCAAGGGCTCCTCCAGCCTGTGGAGGCTCTACCGATGA
- a CDS encoding tail protein X, which yields MMARSREGDTIDLIAWREMGTTTAVEEILELNPALARLDPVLPIGTPVELPEIVPSPPVRQTVRLWD from the coding sequence ATGATGGCGAGATCCCGCGAGGGCGACACCATAGACCTCATCGCCTGGCGCGAGATGGGCACGACCACGGCGGTGGAGGAGATCCTGGAGCTCAATCCCGCGCTCGCCCGCCTCGACCCCGTGCTGCCCATCGGCACGCCGGTCGAGCTGCCCGAGATCGTGCCGTCGCCGCCCGTCCGCCAGACGGTGCGGCTGTGGGATTGA